TCCAGGCTCCACCCCTGACCCCTGATGGgtctccccccccctccccccgcagagcagcccctgcctgtccccagcTTGGCCCCTGGAGGAGTTAATGATGCCCAGACCCCACGGTGCCACTGGCCAAGGCTGACCCTGTAATTACAGCAGTTAAGAATAGCTTCGCAGGGCTAGCAGGGCCTGGAATTTCTCAAATCACTCCCAGATGGGTGGCCAGACCAGTGTCCCGCCCCTCCATCCTCCAgtcctggcccctgccctgccagGCCACACCCTTGGCAGAGGAGTGGGGACTCTCCAGCCCTCTGTAAAGCTGGTGGACCTAGGGAATGGTGGTGGATCCCCTGTCCCCTGAGGCTCCCTGGGGTGTCAGTCCGGCTGAGTGGACCAGAGATGAGAAGTGTAGAGGGTGTTGAATGTGGGGACAGCTGTGGGTTTCCACTGTGTTCCCTCAGTTTCTCCACTATTTTATGGATTTTCCATCTCAATTTGAGCAAAACAGCGAGTGTTCTTTTAAAGCTAGAGGGGGCCACGGGTCAGGCACAGGCCTCTCTCCCTGTCATCTCCCATAGAGAACCTAGGGCCCCACCCTCTCAAAGGCTTCTGTCACAGCTTCCACCTGTGTCCTCCCACCTTCTCATTCTCATCATTTGTGGGGTGCTCCTCACTAAGAGGAGACATGCCGTGGTTGGAGGAACAGGGCATCAGGGGCCTATCTGTAAACCCAGGTTCAGGCAGCAGGTCCAGCAGGTGTGCCAGGTGCTATACTGTGTAcaaggtggaggtgggagggtaAGTGGTAGGGCCTGGCACTGAAGGACCAGCTCACGTTCTAGACAAGGAGGTGCACAAACACTCTCTCGGTGCGATGCTTCTGGGTGGGTAAATGATCAGCTGTACCTGTCGTAGAGGCTACAGGCAGCTGGGGACGTATCTCCTCTGGCAGCTGAGGCCAGAGAAGTTGATTGTCTGTGGAGGTCACCCCAGCAGCCAGTCCATGGAAGATAGAGGCTGGTGTTTGATCTCCACTGCTTCACACTGGGGAGCTTCTGCCCCTCACAGCGGCCCCACTGTCTCCTGGAGGCCCACATGGCTAGCAACCTTGTGCTGGGCCAGGGAGCGTGTGTTGACAtcctgtccctgcctgccttgAGCTAGCTGCTGGCTCACCTCTCCTAGTCAGTGCTTGTCTTCTGTAGAGTGTTGGCTGGGCACTAACGGGAGCATGTATAGCCTGTGTGGATGGCACAGGGCCTGTGGCAGCAAGGTCCCAACAATCAGACTGGCATCTCCCCAcatccatccctggaccctgctCTGGAACCATTGAGATTGCCCTGGGTAAGGATTTCATCTTGGCCTGGTCTCCCACTCTGCCCCTGGGCCTCCCTTCACCGCCCCTGTCCTTCTGGGGTGTCTGATGGGATATCCCGAATACCTTTTCTGGGAGGGCTGGAGTGAGTGTTTAGCCCCCTGTCTTTGGGtcccgcctccccaccccaccccctgccatccCACTAAGCCAGGTTTGGCTTTGCAGTGAAAACATTTATTCAGCAGCCACGCTGTGTTCAGCAGCAGCCCACAGGCCCACAATGGCTCCTTTGACAGGGCTGCCGAGGGGGAGGGCAGGCCTTACCATAGCCGCTCCCCTAATGGGACCCAGGCTCACAGGAAATCCACCTGGGCCGCCGCTGCCTCAGGAAGAAGGGGCCCCACCCAGGCTCGCTGCCACCAACTTCTGCCCGCCACGACCCACCGCCCACCTCCTCCCTTCCTATGCCAGAACCCTCAGCAGCCGCTAATTGAATCCAGAGCCTCGCGTGGCTGGGCCTGACTCGGCGCTGACATCAacgccctgagccacagggcctgctccccaggcctggctgggctgCCTGCTTCCATccagggtgaggcagggagggggcccaGGGGCTATGACCCGTAGAAGGGACACGGGCATAGGGCCTTGGGGAGGCTGGCTCAGTGCTTGCAGCACCTCTCTGCAGCCCCAGGGCCCACTTTGCCTCccgtctcagggtcatgggagaAGGTGCTGTGAATCCATCCTTGTTCCCCTGCACCCAGCACCCAGTCCAGGCCAGAGCTCCACTCTGcatccctggccctgcccccacaCAGCCTGTGGCCTTCCTGGAAAACACTCCCACTTCCGGGGTTTCTGGAAAGCCTGGGCACATCCCAAGTACAGAGAGTAAAAGGGTATCACAGAGCCATCAGGCCTTCACAAACCAGGCTCAGACCTTTGGTCCTGTCCCTGGGGCACCTGCCCCTAACAGCCCCAGTGTGGCCCATCCTCCCCATTCACCAGACAGTTCCTGTCATTCAGGATCTGTGTTGCCCCTCCACCAAGACCTCTCTGTGCAGCTGGAGCAGGTGGCCAGGAGCAAGGTTTCCCAACCTGAGCCCATGCAGAAGGTCATCGGGACtgtggggagggctgggctgTTTGCTCTCCCTGGCCCAGGACCAACTGTGGGGGCTGCAAAACACAGCTCTAGGGACCCCCTCCACAGAGGAAGGTAAAGGAGGGCACCCTGGGTACCCTCTTGGCCTTTATCTGCCTGAACCTTCCCCAGCTTCACAGGAGCACTACAGTTCTTGCTGGCAGACCACTGGGCCTGGGTAGGGTGAGGCTGGGCAGACAGTGCCCAGGGCAGGGTACCTGGAAGAGCCACCCTTCCTGGCATGGTCCTTAGCAGCAGCCCTCCCAAGCCCAAAGATTGCTGACCAGGACCTGGTGCCCATCGGGGAGAGGGTTCCTAGTCCCCACAAAGAGACCTATCTCTTTATGCTCGTCCTGcacccccacctctccacccAGCCCAGGTACCCTGGGCCACACCagagaaacacacacattttatcttttatttttcttacaaaagGCCTTCATATCATTGTTTGTCTTACAAAAACCAAAGTCCTTGTCTCTgagtttgaaaaacattttcccagaataaatgggaaagaatctcttataaatatgtttttaaaaaccaaagcaaaacatgTTCCTAAAGCGTCTGTCTTTCcagtttcttttgttcctttgctcCTTGGGGCCGGGGCTGACCTACATGCCCCATCCCCAgtcccactctccctctgccgTCTTTCTGGGGGCTTCCTTCACTGGCCCCCAGAGTCTCCTTGGGATGGGGGCCCGGCAGCCCTGGGCCTGTGTTACCAGCACACGGCAGGGCCCGCCCCACCCTTCCCCAGAGGCTGTACTCGGCAGAGGACAGGGCAGACGCCATCCTCATAGGCACTCAGGCTCGGGGCACCTTAGAGGTGGCCACCTGGGTCCTAGGAtctcatagatgaggaaatggaggggTGGGGTCTTGCTGTGGTCACACAGCCCCTACCTTGATGTGTCCTCTTTGTAGGGATCTGAGAACTTCCTTGGTCTGGCAGCAGGAGGGCGCTGGTGGGTCGCCAGCCTGGCTGAGGGCCCAGCCTAGCAGCGTGTTGCTCCCCGGGTTAGATGTAGGGCTTGGTGGGGAGGGGCCCTTGGGGACCGGGCCCTGGGTAGCCCATGAGTGGCACCTCACACTCAGGCCCGCTGGGTGCAacctccccaccaccctcagTCGCCTTGGGGCCTGGCTCCAAGGGGGCCTTCACTCCTTCCAGCTCCAGGGGCCCAGTCCCGGGCCCCACCTGTCCTTTGCCGTGAGCTATGGCTGCTgctgcccgcccccgccgcacGCAGTAGGCCGCCCCCACAGCAGCCAGTGTGGCCAGGAGCACGGCAGCCAGGGCAGGTGCAATGAGCAGCGGCAGGTTGCCCTCTCGCGCCTGTGTGACCGGGGCGTGGTTGGAGCGGATGGCTGGTGGTGTGCGGGCCTCCCCACAGGCCTCTTCGCCCTCGGGCACCCGCCCGACCCCGAGAGGCCTGACACAGATGGAATAGGTGGCATTGGGCCGCAGCTGGGTGACCGTGTACTCAGCAAGTGAAGCGGGCAGGCGCAGCGTCACCGGCCGCTTGTCGGGCCCTGACAGGTTGCGGTAAGTGAGGCGGAGGCTTCTGAGCTGCACGCTGCCGCCCTGCAGGTAGCGCTGCAGCACCACGCGCAGGGAGGTGGGGCTCGCCGGCTCGAtgcccaggggcaggggcgggggcggttCCAGGGTGcccggggctgggctgggctggggcccctGCCTCACCCGGCTCTCGCAGTAGAGGCCCACGAAGAGCTCAGGGCACAGGCACTCCAGGTGGCCCTGCACCCCCAGGTGACAGGTGCCCCCGTTGAGGCAAATGGACGCGGGGCAATCCTGGGGCCAGAGGGGAGGCCCCACAGTGGGCGGGGCGgcagggggcaggctgggggccTCAGTGGCCGGCTCTGTGGGGGTGAGCCAGGTGGGAGCTGGACTAGAAGGTGAGAACGTGGGTCCCTGTACCGCGGGCTTCGTGGTGGGCGCTGTGGCCGTGGTGGTGGTGGCCGGGCAGCCAAAGTCAGCATATTCGAGGTCGAGGAGCAGGCGGCCAGCGTTCTTGGGTGGGAAGTGGCAGCGTGTCTCCTCTGGGCTGGCCAGCGCCACGCGGCTCTCCCGTACCCAAGGCCCAAACCAGCTTAGGGGACACACACAGTTGAAGGGGTTGCGGGCGGCTGCCAGGAGCCGCAGGCGGGGGAAGAGGCCCGAGAGCTCATGCGGGAGGGCCTGAAGGCTCAGGTTGCTCAGGTCCAGCTCCTGCAGGGCCACCAGGCCGGCCAGGCCCTCAGGCCGCAGCTGGGCAATGCGGGTGTTGCCAGCCAGCCGCAGGCGCGTCAGGCCCCGCAGGCCCTGGATGGCAGGCGGCACGCGCTCCAGCTGGTTGTCAGACACGTCCAGGTCGTGGAGGTTGCGTAAGCGGCTGAAAAGCCCTTCGTCCAGCCGCCGCAGCCCCAGGCCAGCCAGCCGCAGCGCCTCCACGTTGGCAGTGTCCAGGGTGCCAGGCTCCAGGGCCGGCAGGCTGTTGTGGCTGAGGTCAAGCAGCAGCAGGCGCGGCAGGTGCAGCGGGGGCAGGGCCCGCAGTTCATTGTCCTGCAGCTTGAGCTCCAGGAGGCAGTCAAGCGTGTCAAAGGCTCCAGGCTGGATGTGGCGGATGCGGTTCTTGCCCAGGTAGAGGCGCTCCAGGCGCCGCAGGCCACGGAAGGTCTCGTTGGTGATCTCGCGAAGCCTGTTGGCAGTCAGGTCCAGGTTGCTGAGGTTGGCGAGTGGCTGGAAGACCCCGCCGGGCAGGCTGGCAATTTGGTTCTGCGACAGGTCCAggagctgcagccccagcaggCTGGCAAAGCTGCCCGCGTC
The genomic region above belongs to Vulpes lagopus strain Blue_001 chromosome 3, ASM1834538v1, whole genome shotgun sequence and contains:
- the VASN gene encoding vasorin — encoded protein: MCSRIPLSLVLLLLALEPRVQGCPSGCQCNQPQTVFCTARQGTSVPRDVPPDTAGLYIFENGITTLDAGSFASLLGLQLLDLSQNQIASLPGGVFQPLANLSNLDLTANRLREITNETFRGLRRLERLYLGKNRIRHIQPGAFDTLDCLLELKLQDNELRALPPLHLPRLLLLDLSHNSLPALEPGTLDTANVEALRLAGLGLRRLDEGLFSRLRNLHDLDVSDNQLERVPPAIQGLRGLTRLRLAGNTRIAQLRPEGLAGLVALQELDLSNLSLQALPHELSGLFPRLRLLAAARNPFNCVCPLSWFGPWVRESRVALASPEETRCHFPPKNAGRLLLDLEYADFGCPATTTTATAPTTKPAVQGPTFSPSSPAPTWLTPTEPATEAPSLPPAAPPTVGPPLWPQDCPASICLNGGTCHLGVQGHLECLCPELFVGLYCESRVRQGPQPSPAPGTLEPPPPLPLGIEPASPTSLRVVLQRYLQGGSVQLRSLRLTYRNLSGPDKRPVTLRLPASLAEYTVTQLRPNATYSICVRPLGVGRVPEGEEACGEARTPPAIRSNHAPVTQAREGNLPLLIAPALAAVLLATLAAVGAAYCVRRGRAAAAIAHGKGQVGPGTGPLELEGVKAPLEPGPKATEGGGEVAPSGPECEVPLMGYPGPGPQGPLPTKPYI